The Balneolaceae bacterium genome contains a region encoding:
- a CDS encoding phosphosulfolactate synthase: protein MSHPISNLPKRTEKPRNKGITLALDKGFSVRQAEDFCEATSNYTDIVKLGWGTSLVTQNLKQKLEVYNSYNIPVYFGGTLFEAYVLRDELDKYVQLLQDYDIQYLEVSNGTIWLSDKRKNEIIKNLSKDFTVLSEVGSKNPDDIIPPYKWVKMIESELEAGAWKVICEARESGTVGVFRPNGEIRSGLIDEIADQISIEHLLFEAPNKDQQVWFIRKFGSNVNLGNIQPAEVISVETLRLGLRSDTLFDFYSIDDNEIRDLYSENKSDLSQESSS, encoded by the coding sequence ATGTCACATCCAATAAGTAATCTTCCTAAACGGACTGAAAAGCCAAGGAACAAAGGAATTACCCTCGCCTTAGACAAAGGTTTTAGTGTAAGACAGGCCGAAGATTTTTGCGAGGCAACATCAAATTATACCGATATTGTAAAATTAGGCTGGGGAACATCCCTTGTAACTCAAAATCTTAAGCAAAAACTTGAGGTATATAACAGTTACAATATTCCTGTTTATTTTGGGGGTACGCTGTTTGAGGCGTATGTATTACGAGATGAGTTAGATAAATACGTTCAGCTATTGCAGGATTACGATATTCAGTATCTTGAAGTATCTAACGGAACAATTTGGCTTTCCGACAAACGAAAAAATGAAATTATTAAAAATCTTAGTAAAGATTTTACTGTATTGTCGGAAGTGGGAAGTAAAAATCCCGATGATATCATTCCCCCCTATAAATGGGTGAAAATGATAGAATCCGAACTCGAAGCCGGCGCATGGAAAGTTATTTGTGAGGCAAGAGAATCGGGAACTGTGGGTGTTTTTCGACCCAACGGGGAAATAAGATCCGGGTTGATTGATGAGATTGCCGACCAGATCTCCATCGAACATCTGCTTTTTGAAGCACCAAATAAAGATCAGCAAGTTTGGTTTATCAGGAAGTTTGGCAGCAATGTTAATCTCGGAAACATTCAGCCCGCCGAAGTTATTTCAGTAGAAACACTGAGACTTGGTTTGCGAAGTGACACCCTATTTGACTTTTATTCCATCGACGACAACGAAATTCGGGATTTATACTCAGAAAATAAATCAGACCTTTCACAAGAATCATCCTCCTAA
- a CDS encoding glycogen/starch synthase, translating to MKILYAAAEIAPFARMTYTADMLRFLPASLQDQGFEIRILLPKFGTINDRRNRLHEVIRLSGIEVEVGDEIETMKIKVASIPNAKLQVYFLDNDKFFKRKGMFDNPKTEKFYDDNDERLTFYNKGVLETVISLGWEPDIIHCHDWPAGLIPLLVRTKYKDEDIFKNTQIVYNLHHPENKGQFDNDDVLKLLGLPDDVDIDSLTDDDGAVDMLKVGLQYSDHVVTGNHLKDQFDDLFEQLKIKPTKIQGSPEDVSKKFANYYREISGEDQ from the coding sequence ATGAAAATACTTTACGCTGCTGCCGAAATTGCGCCCTTTGCCCGTATGACCTATACTGCCGATATGCTTCGGTTCTTACCAGCTTCTCTTCAGGATCAGGGGTTTGAAATAAGAATTTTACTTCCCAAATTTGGTACTATTAACGACCGGAGAAACCGCCTCCATGAAGTGATTAGACTCTCTGGAATTGAAGTAGAGGTTGGGGATGAAATTGAAACCATGAAGATAAAGGTCGCCAGTATCCCGAACGCCAAACTACAGGTATACTTTCTTGATAATGACAAATTCTTCAAGAGAAAGGGGATGTTCGACAATCCTAAAACAGAAAAATTTTACGACGATAACGACGAACGTTTAACATTCTACAATAAAGGGGTGCTTGAAACTGTTATAAGTCTTGGATGGGAACCGGATATTATTCATTGCCACGACTGGCCTGCCGGTTTGATCCCTCTGCTTGTTCGCACGAAATATAAAGATGAAGATATTTTTAAGAATACTCAGATCGTATACAATCTGCATCATCCGGAAAACAAAGGGCAATTTGATAACGATGATGTTTTAAAACTCCTTGGTTTACCAGATGATGTAGATATTGATTCTCTTACTGATGATGATGGCGCTGTGGATATGCTCAAGGTAGGTTTACAGTACAGTGATCATGTAGTAACCGGAAACCATTTGAAAGATCAATTTGATGATCTGTTTGAGCAATTGAAAATTAAACCAACAAAAATTCAGGGTTCGCCCGAAGATGTATCGAAAAAATTTGCCAACTACTACCGGGAAATTTCCGGCGAAGATCAATAA
- a CDS encoding DUF4270 family protein produces MYRKNLPTTTGKFPAKINNFNCSQNNSIFSEGTQFYANKGSRFSIAAFLLLITAFLSTACESPGSVGNDIVEDKENVVSETIYLDDYTIIQENSFSGRLGFTPVGSYDDPLYGNMRSVALLKPSLSVSGVDTIREDDSISLRLIFNGTIYGDSLATSSFEIYEAGEIWRGAELRYNEEIPVDMTSKVAEFQVPATQDTLIVDLGASWTDKYAGYFNSDPDLSSAERDSVYIRNFPGLAIVPAEGNQNIRFLKTRAGQQDPNSTEQEEELITSFLFNSMVQDDEDEEENSGPDVIQVRDWGASFTREEESEEFGNFFLHNSERVLKFQPNIPDTLGSKNIINAQLILSKNKNPQENTPFASRPNTNIVRAHVFEDDPFDIMAEIFTTQPNFGTSLNDTTDAFLMNVTSFVLNDLYGETSGQNIYITTESVNGLIYSSHFYGPNSDEIRKPRLVITYVEE; encoded by the coding sequence ATGTATCGAAAAAATTTGCCAACTACTACCGGGAAATTTCCGGCGAAGATCAATAATTTTAATTGTTCTCAAAATAATTCCATTTTTTCTGAAGGAACACAATTTTATGCAAACAAAGGCAGTCGATTCTCAATCGCTGCCTTTCTACTTCTGATTACAGCTTTTCTTTCAACGGCTTGCGAATCTCCCGGATCTGTAGGTAACGATATTGTTGAAGACAAAGAAAATGTTGTATCGGAAACTATTTACCTGGACGATTATACGATTATCCAGGAAAACTCTTTTTCAGGGAGACTTGGCTTCACACCCGTGGGTTCTTATGACGATCCTTTATATGGTAACATGAGATCCGTGGCACTGCTGAAACCGTCTTTATCTGTTTCAGGTGTAGATACCATCCGTGAAGATGACTCAATTTCTCTCCGGCTAATTTTCAACGGAACGATCTACGGTGACAGCCTTGCTACCTCTTCCTTTGAAATTTACGAAGCCGGCGAAATATGGAGAGGTGCAGAATTACGGTATAATGAAGAGATTCCGGTGGATATGACCAGTAAAGTTGCCGAATTCCAGGTGCCGGCCACGCAAGACACACTTATTGTTGATTTAGGAGCGTCCTGGACGGATAAATATGCAGGATATTTTAATTCAGATCCGGATCTTTCATCTGCCGAAAGAGATTCAGTATACATAAGAAATTTTCCGGGCCTGGCGATTGTACCTGCGGAAGGAAATCAAAACATTCGATTTCTGAAAACCCGGGCAGGCCAGCAGGATCCTAATAGTACAGAACAGGAGGAAGAACTAATTACGAGCTTTCTGTTCAACTCGATGGTACAGGATGATGAGGATGAAGAGGAAAATTCCGGGCCTGACGTTATACAGGTGAGAGATTGGGGTGCGTCTTTTACGAGGGAAGAAGAATCTGAAGAATTTGGTAATTTCTTCCTTCATAATTCGGAGAGAGTTCTAAAATTTCAACCGAATATACCAGATACCCTTGGATCAAAAAATATCATAAATGCCCAATTGATTCTGAGCAAAAACAAAAATCCGCAGGAAAATACACCTTTTGCTTCACGTCCAAATACGAATATAGTTCGGGCACACGTTTTTGAAGATGATCCATTTGATATAATGGCCGAAATTTTTACGACTCAACCCAACTTTGGTACCTCTTTAAATGATACAACAGATGCATTTTTGATGAATGTAACCTCGTTTGTTTTGAATGATCTGTATGGGGAGACAAGTGGGCAAAATATTTACATAACTACAGAATCTGTAAATGGACTTATTTATTCATCACATTTTTATGGTCCCAATTCAGATGAAATCAGGAAACCAAGACTTGTAATTACATATGTTGAAGAGTAG
- the rho gene encoding transcription termination factor Rho, with the protein MARSHKNKGRKSNKKKGNKNVFVPQFHHNQQTKIGGRYNGILEINEKGYGFVRRIDFEFSYDSKDPFLKPDEVKLHDLRSGLIVEGEFEQDQSGNRHVHSIERINGKSAEEWQKINRFELQTPIMPNEYIKLGHNADDTELRVIDLIAPIGRGQRALIVAPPRTGKTVLLKKIATSLTENYPEISTGILLVDERPEEVTDFLRSTNAEVFASSNDKPTKSHLRISEMALGYVKRKAEYGEHAVLLIDSLTRLGRAYNAAQANSGRTLSGGLDIRALEIPKKIFGSARKIEGGGSLTIIATCLIETNSRMDDLIFEEFKGTGNMELVLDRDIANDRIYPAINIAASGTRNEDKFITDSLEERNMVRRFLLKKNPKESLSMLLQVIRRTESNEELFAQIAATT; encoded by the coding sequence ATGGCTCGTTCACACAAAAATAAGGGGCGAAAATCTAACAAGAAAAAAGGGAATAAGAATGTCTTTGTACCTCAGTTTCACCACAATCAACAGACAAAAATTGGTGGACGGTATAATGGAATTCTCGAGATTAATGAAAAGGGATATGGTTTTGTCCGGCGCATTGATTTTGAATTCAGTTACGATTCCAAAGATCCATTTCTAAAACCAGATGAGGTTAAACTACACGATTTACGATCTGGGCTGATTGTAGAAGGAGAATTTGAACAGGACCAAAGTGGCAATCGTCATGTTCATTCTATTGAGAGAATTAACGGGAAATCTGCAGAAGAGTGGCAGAAAATTAACCGGTTTGAACTTCAAACTCCCATTATGCCCAATGAATACATAAAATTAGGTCATAATGCAGATGATACGGAACTTAGGGTTATAGACCTTATAGCCCCAATTGGCCGCGGGCAGCGGGCACTTATTGTTGCACCTCCCAGAACGGGTAAAACTGTTTTATTGAAAAAAATTGCAACGAGCTTAACTGAAAATTATCCCGAAATTAGTACCGGAATTCTGTTGGTTGATGAACGGCCCGAAGAGGTAACAGATTTTCTTAGATCTACCAATGCCGAAGTTTTTGCATCCTCAAACGACAAGCCCACTAAAAGTCATCTTCGTATCTCAGAAATGGCGCTTGGCTATGTAAAACGAAAGGCGGAATATGGAGAGCATGCCGTCCTTTTAATTGACTCTTTAACCCGGCTTGGACGGGCCTATAATGCCGCACAGGCTAACAGCGGCCGCACACTTTCGGGTGGTTTGGACATTCGGGCACTTGAAATACCGAAAAAAATATTTGGATCTGCCCGGAAAATTGAAGGCGGCGGATCGCTTACAATTATTGCTACTTGCCTGATTGAAACCAATTCCCGAATGGACGATCTGATTTTTGAGGAGTTTAAAGGAACCGGGAATATGGAGTTGGTTTTAGACCGCGATATTGCTAATGACCGAATTTACCCGGCTATAAATATTGCCGCTTCGGGGACTCGAAATGAAGATAAATTTATTACAGACTCACTGGAAGAAAGAAATATGGTTCGGCGTTTTCTTCTGAAGAAAAATCCGAAGGAGTCTCTCTCAATGTTATTGCAGGTAATTCGGCGAACCGAAAGTAATGAAGAGCTTTTCGCACAAATTGCGGCGACAACATAA
- the lptB gene encoding LPS export ABC transporter ATP-binding protein: protein MKTHEDQSLKLYSKELVKKYRKRVVVDHVSIDVNQGEIVGLLGPNGAGKTTTFYMFTGIIRPNSGQVFLNDENITRMPMYKRARKGIGYLSQEASVFRNLTVRQNLESILEFLSISKKEIKRRADQLIEEFGLEKVVNSKGYSLSGGERRRTEIARALVTNPKFILLDEPFAGIDPIAVEDIQQIVADLKNRNIGIFITDHNVHETLAITDRAYLMFEGKILREGTAEVLAEDEEAKKLYLGRQFKLDRYQ, encoded by the coding sequence GTGAAAACCCACGAAGATCAATCACTAAAATTATACAGCAAAGAACTGGTAAAAAAATACCGCAAGAGAGTTGTTGTAGATCATGTGTCAATTGATGTGAACCAGGGCGAAATTGTGGGATTATTAGGCCCTAACGGTGCCGGTAAAACGACTACTTTCTATATGTTTACCGGCATTATCCGGCCGAACTCAGGACAGGTATTTTTGAATGATGAGAATATCACCCGAATGCCAATGTACAAACGTGCGCGGAAAGGGATTGGTTACTTATCGCAAGAAGCGAGTGTTTTTCGAAATTTAACGGTTCGGCAAAACCTGGAATCGATCCTGGAATTTTTGTCGATTTCCAAAAAGGAGATCAAGCGAAGAGCAGATCAGTTGATTGAAGAGTTTGGTCTGGAAAAGGTTGTCAATAGCAAAGGTTACAGTTTATCAGGAGGAGAGAGACGACGAACAGAAATTGCACGAGCATTGGTTACTAATCCAAAGTTTATCCTGTTAGATGAACCTTTTGCAGGGATTGATCCGATTGCTGTTGAAGATATCCAGCAAATTGTTGCGGACCTGAAAAACCGGAATATTGGTATTTTTATAACAGACCATAACGTTCACGAAACTCTTGCCATTACCGACCGGGCTTACCTGATGTTTGAAGGAAAAATATTACGTGAGGGAACCGCAGAAGTTCTTGCAGAGGATGAGGAAGCGAAAAAACTTTATCTTGGCCGCCAGTTTAAACTGGACCGTTATCAATAA
- the purQ gene encoding phosphoribosylformylglycinamidine synthase subunit PurQ — protein MSKKIGVIVFPGSNCDHDAYHAMKHVMNAETTFLWHKEKEIGDLDLVIVPGGFSYGDYLRSGAIARFSPIMEAVQEYVRKGYPVLGICNGFQILLEANLLPGAMLHNEKLRFVCKNVNIRVENNRSLFTSGMKEGTVLNVPVSHGEGNYFIDDEGLSELKENQQIAFRYCDENGNLTKEANFNGSVDSIAGITNKQGNVLGMMPHPERAMEPLLGSSDGITFFESIFKSLQLA, from the coding sequence GTGTCGAAAAAAATAGGAGTTATCGTATTTCCGGGATCAAATTGCGATCATGATGCATATCACGCCATGAAACATGTGATGAATGCAGAAACCACATTCCTGTGGCATAAAGAAAAAGAGATTGGTGATCTTGATTTGGTAATTGTACCCGGTGGATTTTCATATGGAGATTATCTTCGTTCCGGAGCTATTGCCCGGTTTTCACCCATTATGGAAGCCGTTCAGGAGTATGTTAGAAAAGGGTACCCGGTCTTGGGGATCTGTAACGGTTTTCAAATTTTACTTGAAGCGAATCTTCTGCCTGGTGCCATGCTGCATAATGAAAAACTGCGTTTTGTCTGTAAAAATGTAAATATCAGAGTTGAAAATAATCGTTCACTTTTTACATCGGGCATGAAAGAAGGAACCGTTCTGAACGTTCCCGTATCCCATGGAGAAGGTAACTATTTTATTGATGATGAAGGGCTTAGTGAATTGAAAGAAAATCAGCAGATTGCTTTCCGGTATTGCGACGAAAATGGAAATCTCACAAAAGAAGCCAACTTTAATGGTTCAGTGGATTCTATTGCCGGCATTACAAACAAACAGGGCAATGTTTTGGGAATGATGCCACACCCTGAACGCGCAATGGAACCTTTACTCGGATCATCAGACGGTATTACTTTTTTTGAATCAATTTTTAAATCACTTCAACTGGCATAG
- a CDS encoding ATP-dependent Clp protease adaptor ClpS, producing MHNQVEPKEEPETEVLEKEEEEEDEAPDTPWRLILYDDDVHTFDEVINQLVKALGCSKAKAEELTLKVHNEGKATVFEGTFEECLKRNSVLQEIQLVTEIKG from the coding sequence ATGCATAACCAAGTGGAGCCGAAAGAAGAGCCTGAAACTGAAGTTCTTGAAAAAGAAGAGGAGGAAGAGGACGAAGCACCGGATACCCCTTGGAGATTAATTTTATATGATGACGATGTGCACACATTTGATGAAGTCATTAATCAACTTGTAAAAGCTTTGGGATGCAGCAAAGCGAAAGCAGAAGAACTTACACTAAAAGTTCACAACGAAGGCAAAGCAACTGTATTCGAAGGTACTTTTGAAGAGTGTTTAAAACGAAATTCTGTACTGCAAGAAATACAACTTGTTACTGAAATTAAAGGATAA
- the purS gene encoding phosphoribosylformylglycinamidine synthase subunit PurS, giving the protein MYKAKVNITLRKSILDPKGKAAHHALQNLGLKDVQDVRIGKFIEMNIDADSQDEARKLAETACTQLLANEVMEDFQVEIEE; this is encoded by the coding sequence ATGTATAAAGCTAAAGTTAATATTACACTTAGAAAATCTATTTTGGATCCGAAAGGGAAAGCCGCCCATCATGCTCTTCAAAATTTAGGCTTGAAAGATGTGCAGGATGTCCGGATTGGCAAATTCATTGAGATGAATATCGACGCCGATTCTCAAGACGAAGCCCGAAAACTTGCCGAAACCGCCTGTACACAACTGCTTGCCAACGAAGTTATGGAGGATTTTCAAGTAGAAATTGAAGAGTAA
- the miaA gene encoding tRNA (adenosine(37)-N6)-dimethylallyltransferase MiaA: MQNHNQRKTKIIIAGPTASGKSSLAVLLAKKLDGEIISVDSRQCFKRIDIGTAKPSEEQLQNIPHHNISVLNLQEEDSVADFKKRSDQYTAEIEDKGKNVIYCGGSTLHLKSLIQPLDDIPEANPENIQMLNQTAEEKGLEHLFEKLEEADPVYAGKMDGLNRQRIIRALDVWYQTGKPFSSFHSDDPVTLPEEMLFFALNHPRNILHNRISERTDQMIKDGLIDETKQLLKEGFNRDLQAFNTVGYKQAIQFLDGEISKDQMIRDIKTATRRYAKRQITWLRRWPFVKWMNMHEKTKKEAVKEILDAYKQSIN; this comes from the coding sequence TTGCAAAATCATAACCAAAGAAAAACGAAAATAATTATCGCCGGTCCCACGGCTTCGGGAAAAAGCTCTCTGGCTGTTTTACTTGCAAAAAAACTGGATGGCGAAATTATCTCAGTTGACTCTCGCCAGTGCTTTAAACGGATTGATATCGGAACCGCCAAACCATCGGAAGAGCAGCTTCAAAATATTCCTCATCATAATATCTCCGTTCTCAACTTACAAGAGGAAGACAGTGTAGCCGATTTCAAGAAAAGGAGCGATCAATATACTGCTGAGATAGAAGATAAAGGAAAGAATGTTATCTATTGCGGTGGCAGTACTCTTCACCTGAAATCGCTGATACAACCCCTGGATGATATCCCGGAAGCCAATCCTGAAAATATTCAGATGTTGAATCAGACAGCAGAGGAAAAAGGATTAGAGCACCTGTTTGAAAAACTTGAAGAGGCAGATCCTGTATACGCCGGAAAGATGGATGGGCTGAACCGGCAGCGGATCATTCGTGCACTGGATGTATGGTATCAAACCGGGAAACCATTTAGTAGTTTTCACAGCGATGATCCGGTTACACTGCCAGAAGAGATGCTTTTTTTCGCTTTAAATCATCCCCGAAATATTCTGCATAATCGAATTTCAGAGCGCACAGATCAGATGATTAAAGATGGATTGATAGATGAAACCAAACAGTTATTGAAGGAAGGATTTAACCGGGATTTGCAAGCTTTTAACACAGTTGGGTATAAACAGGCAATTCAATTTTTAGATGGCGAAATATCAAAAGATCAGATGATCAGGGATATAAAAACAGCCACCCGGCGATATGCTAAACGACAAATCACCTGGCTGAGAAGATGGCCTTTCGTGAAGTGGATGAATATGCATGAAAAAACAAAAAAAGAAGCTGTTAAAGAAATTCTTGATGCTTACAAACAGAGTATAAATTGA
- a CDS encoding 6-phosphofructokinase, whose product MANINEIKGVIGILTGGGDVPGLNPAIRGVTIRAIREGYKVIGIRRGWGGLIDIVRDENADNSENFFELTEEVVTKAARTGGTFLHTSRTNPSRVSKEAMPDQYKDKYTDDVNDITEEVLKNLDWLGIDIMVPIGGDDTLSYGVRLHEEGFKVVAIPKTMDNDVPGTDYCIGFSTCISRTIELANALRTPTGSHERFCVMEVFGRYAGFTAMLPTLAGASHRCIIPEHKFNVEHLTELLMEDRKKNPSNYSMVMISEGAMIEGEDMVFEGEEADAFGHKKLGGIGDVVSDRLKTLSKKYNNGRSVGVINQKLGYTVRGGNPDAIDSIAPMAYGNIALDLILEKNFGQLVVLNKGKYGNVPVDVVTSTSKVVDVDKFYNIERYRPYYNIFQDQPLFIMASQIAK is encoded by the coding sequence ATGGCCAACATAAATGAAATTAAAGGAGTTATTGGAATTCTAACCGGTGGTGGCGATGTGCCGGGTTTAAATCCTGCCATCAGAGGTGTAACCATAAGGGCCATTCGCGAAGGTTATAAAGTGATTGGTATTCGACGTGGCTGGGGCGGATTGATTGATATCGTTCGCGATGAAAATGCTGATAACAGCGAAAACTTTTTCGAATTAACCGAAGAGGTAGTAACCAAAGCTGCACGAACTGGTGGTACGTTTCTGCATACATCGAGAACCAATCCAAGCAGGGTTAGCAAGGAAGCTATGCCCGACCAGTATAAAGACAAGTATACTGATGATGTAAATGATATTACCGAAGAAGTACTAAAAAATTTGGATTGGCTCGGAATCGATATTATGGTTCCAATTGGCGGAGATGACACTCTGAGTTATGGTGTTCGTCTGCACGAGGAAGGTTTTAAGGTAGTTGCCATACCAAAAACCATGGATAATGATGTTCCCGGAACTGATTACTGCATTGGGTTTAGTACCTGTATCTCAAGAACGATTGAACTTGCGAACGCTCTCAGAACACCAACAGGCTCTCACGAACGTTTTTGTGTGATGGAAGTTTTCGGGCGATATGCAGGTTTTACTGCTATGTTACCCACACTTGCCGGAGCTTCGCACAGATGTATTATCCCCGAGCATAAATTTAATGTAGAGCATCTTACAGAACTCCTGATGGAAGACCGGAAGAAAAATCCAAGTAACTACTCAATGGTTATGATCTCTGAAGGAGCGATGATTGAGGGTGAAGATATGGTCTTTGAAGGAGAAGAAGCCGATGCGTTCGGACATAAAAAACTTGGCGGAATTGGCGATGTTGTATCAGACAGACTTAAAACTCTCTCCAAAAAATATAACAACGGACGATCTGTTGGCGTGATCAATCAAAAATTAGGATATACTGTACGAGGCGGTAATCCTGATGCGATTGACAGCATTGCTCCTATGGCATATGGAAATATTGCACTGGATCTTATCCTGGAAAAAAACTTTGGCCAATTGGTTGTTTTGAACAAAGGAAAATATGGTAATGTGCCGGTTGATGTGGTCACCAGTACTTCTAAAGTTGTAGATGTAGATAAATTCTACAACATTGAAAGATACCGTCCTTACTATAACATTTTCCAAGATCAGCCGCTCTTTATCATGGCAAGCCAAATTGCCAAGTAA
- a CDS encoding DUF456 family protein, giving the protein MEILWIILGILFIIAGLVGAFIPVIPGTPLIYMSLLIMQVALGSPFTWTFLIMWGLVVALVATLDGLIPAEGTRRMGGSKYGIYGCLIGAFIGLVFFPPFGIIIGPIIGAFVGELVSGRKSGSAMKAAMGSFVGFLVATVLKLSVSVILVYYFFSNI; this is encoded by the coding sequence ATGGAAATACTTTGGATTATACTCGGAATCTTATTCATTATAGCCGGGCTTGTGGGTGCATTTATACCCGTTATACCTGGCACTCCTCTGATCTATATGTCGTTGTTGATCATGCAGGTAGCATTAGGCTCGCCGTTTACCTGGACTTTTTTGATTATGTGGGGACTCGTTGTTGCTCTTGTTGCTACTTTAGATGGACTTATTCCCGCGGAAGGCACGAGAAGAATGGGTGGATCGAAATATGGAATTTACGGTTGTTTGATTGGAGCTTTCATTGGATTGGTTTTTTTCCCGCCCTTTGGAATTATTATCGGACCGATTATCGGTGCATTTGTGGGTGAGCTGGTTTCCGGCCGAAAATCGGGTTCTGCAATGAAAGCCGCCATGGGTTCGTTTGTCGGCTTCCTGGTGGCTACTGTTCTAAAATTAAGTGTATCAGTAATCCTGGTGTATTATTTCTTTTCAAATATTTAA